The following proteins are encoded in a genomic region of Chitinophagaceae bacterium:
- a CDS encoding lamin tail domain-containing protein produces the protein MHRYLILFVILLALNACTKDRIFEGVNAPVPMSEDVWSDKIDKGFLFINEFVARGSRLTNEFGQDEDWIELYYPGNYTVTLAAGRWYITDDLEEPDMYLLPEMTLKAKEYIVLFADGNDTVASNIHTNFRLSGDGEQIGIFYKKDENTFIAIDTLTFGPQQSGVSYGRIPDGGPNWFFLINPTPGKPNE, from the coding sequence ATGCATAGGTATTTAATTTTATTCGTCATCTTGCTTGCTTTAAATGCATGTACAAAAGACAGAATTTTTGAAGGCGTAAATGCACCGGTGCCAATGTCCGAAGATGTATGGTCTGATAAAATTGACAAGGGGTTTTTATTCATCAATGAGTTTGTTGCACGCGGAAGCAGGCTCACCAATGAATTTGGTCAGGATGAAGACTGGATAGAACTGTATTATCCCGGAAACTATACTGTCACCTTAGCTGCCGGTCGTTGGTATATAACCGATGATTTAGAAGAGCCGGACATGTATCTGCTTCCTGAAATGACATTAAAAGCAAAAGAGTATATAGTGTTATTTGCTGACGGTAATGATACAGTAGCTTCAAATATTCACACCAACTTCAGACTATCCGGAGACGGTGAGCAAATAGGTATTTTTTATAAAAAAGATGAAAATACTTTTATTGCAATAGATACGCTGACTTTTGGTCCGCAGCAATCCGGTGTCAGCTATGGCAGAATTCCTGATGGCGGTCCTAACTGGTTCTTTTTGATAAATCCTACACCGGGCAAACCAAATGAATAA
- a CDS encoding serine hydroxymethyltransferase produces MRDNEIFEIIKDESQRQREGLELIASENFVSDQVMEAMGSVMTNKYAEGYPGKRYYGGCIHVDRSETLAIERAKTLFGAEYANVQPHSGAQANAAVMLALLNPGDSILGFDLSHGGHLTHGSLVNFSGKLYKPHFYGVEEETGLIDMDKVEKTAMEVKPKLIICGASAYSRDWDYVRFSDIAKKCGAFLLADISHPSGIIAKGLLNDPLHYCDVITTTTHKTLRGPRGGLILMGQDYENPMGLKTPKGVVRKMSSIFDSAVFPGTQGGPLEHVIAAKAVAFHEALTDEFMTYTVQVLKNAKAMSESFMEKGYKLISGGTDNHLMLIDLRSKNITGKQAEAVLGEADITINKNMVPFDDKSPFVTSGMRLGTAALTTRGMKESDMKQIVEWIDTLILNKENTNTIEKTKKEVHDFAINFPVFTW; encoded by the coding sequence ATGAGAGATAATGAAATATTTGAAATCATCAAAGATGAATCACAAAGACAAAGAGAGGGGCTTGAGCTAATTGCTTCAGAAAATTTTGTCAGCGACCAGGTTATGGAAGCGATGGGTAGCGTAATGACCAATAAGTATGCAGAGGGATATCCCGGTAAACGATACTATGGAGGGTGTATTCATGTTGATCGTTCTGAGACACTTGCTATTGAAAGAGCAAAAACTCTTTTTGGAGCAGAATATGCCAATGTTCAACCCCATTCCGGAGCACAGGCAAATGCAGCGGTAATGCTTGCTTTACTGAATCCGGGAGATTCTATTTTAGGTTTTGATTTATCTCATGGCGGTCACCTGACTCATGGTTCACTAGTGAACTTTAGCGGTAAGCTTTACAAACCCCACTTTTATGGTGTTGAAGAAGAAACCGGACTTATAGATATGGATAAAGTTGAAAAAACAGCTATGGAAGTTAAGCCAAAGCTGATTATCTGCGGGGCTTCAGCTTATTCAAGAGATTGGGATTATGTAAGGTTTAGTGATATTGCCAAAAAGTGCGGAGCTTTCTTATTAGCCGATATATCACACCCTTCCGGAATAATTGCCAAAGGATTGTTGAATGATCCTTTACATTACTGCGATGTTATAACAACGACAACTCATAAAACCTTGAGAGGTCCAAGAGGAGGCTTAATTTTAATGGGTCAGGATTATGAAAATCCTATGGGTCTAAAAACGCCTAAGGGTGTTGTGAGAAAAATGTCTTCGATCTTTGATTCAGCAGTTTTCCCCGGAACCCAGGGCGGACCATTGGAACACGTAATTGCTGCTAAAGCTGTTGCCTTTCACGAAGCACTGACAGATGAGTTCATGACATACACGGTACAGGTGTTAAAAAATGCAAAGGCAATGTCTGAAAGCTTTATGGAAAAAGGCTATAAGCTTATTTCAGGAGGTACGGACAATCACCTTATGCTGATAGATTTGCGTTCAAAGAATATCACCGGAAAGCAGGCTGAAGCTGTTTTAGGAGAAGCGGATATAACCATTAATAAAAACATGGTTCCTTTTGACGATAAATCTCCTTTTGTAACTTCAGGAATGAGGTTAGGAACTGCTGCTCTTACTACACGAGGAATGAAAGAGTCGGATATGAAGCAAATTGTAGAATGGATTGACACCTTAATTCTCAATAAAGAGAATACAAATACGATAGAAAAAACAAAAAAGGAAGTCCATGATTTTGCCATCAACTTTCCGGTTTTTACTTGGTAG
- the gyrB gene encoding DNA topoisomerase (ATP-hydrolyzing) subunit B, whose product MENEKKDLSLANNQYTADSIQILEGLEAVRKRPAMYIGDVGVRGLHHLVYEVVDNSIDEAMGGHCDMIDITIHEDNSITVLDNGRGIPIEIHKKEKRSALEVVMTVLHAGGKFDKDSYKVSGGLHGVGVSCVNALSVNLKAVVHKDGKKYMQEYEKGKPVYAVKEVGTTDINGTAITFLPDESIFHDINYKYEILSARMRELSYLNKGVRLTIRDMREKDEDGKVLEESFFSEGGLKEFVVHLDSTRESLIEKPIYIENERDNVVVEVAILYNTGYSENLHSFVNNINTIEGGSHIAGFRRAITRVFKSYGEKNQLFSKLKFEVTGDDFREGLTSVISVKVPEPQFEGQTKTKLGNSEVVGIVDTSVSEVLTSYLEENPKDARQIINKVILAATARHAARKARELVQRKSVLSGGGLPGKLADCSEKDAEKCEIYLVEGDSAGGTAKQGRDRNFQAILPLRGKILNVEKAMEHKIYENNEIKDIFTALGVNIGTAEDDKALNIEKLRYHKIIIMCDADVDGSHIVTLILTFFFRYMKPLVERGYVYIATPPLYLVKKGKQFRYCWTEKERIETMKEFAGGGKLDSVHVQRYKGLGEMNAEQLWDTTMDPEFRTLRQVTIDSAAEADRIFSMLMGDDVPPRRQFIEQHAKYAKLDV is encoded by the coding sequence ATGGAAAATGAAAAGAAAGATTTGTCTTTAGCAAACAATCAGTACACAGCAGACAGTATTCAAATTTTAGAAGGACTGGAGGCGGTTAGAAAAAGACCGGCTATGTACATTGGTGATGTAGGGGTGAGAGGTCTTCATCACCTTGTTTACGAGGTAGTTGATAACTCTATTGATGAAGCAATGGGCGGTCATTGTGATATGATTGACATCACGATTCATGAGGATAACTCAATCACTGTTTTAGATAATGGTAGAGGTATTCCGATAGAGATACATAAAAAGGAGAAAAGAAGTGCATTAGAGGTTGTTATGACTGTACTTCATGCGGGAGGTAAGTTTGACAAGGATTCTTATAAGGTTTCCGGTGGTTTACACGGTGTAGGTGTCTCTTGTGTTAACGCCTTATCTGTAAATTTAAAAGCAGTAGTCCATAAAGATGGCAAAAAATATATGCAGGAGTATGAAAAAGGAAAGCCTGTTTATGCTGTAAAAGAAGTAGGAACTACTGATATTAATGGTACGGCAATTACTTTTTTACCGGATGAAAGTATTTTTCATGACATTAACTATAAGTATGAAATCTTATCTGCGAGAATGCGAGAATTGTCATATCTGAACAAAGGTGTTCGTTTGACAATCCGTGACATGAGAGAGAAAGATGAAGACGGTAAGGTTTTGGAAGAGTCCTTCTTTTCAGAGGGAGGCTTAAAAGAGTTTGTCGTTCACCTGGATTCTACCAGAGAGTCTTTAATTGAAAAACCTATTTATATTGAAAACGAAAGAGATAATGTGGTTGTGGAAGTCGCCATTTTGTATAATACCGGTTATTCTGAAAATCTACATTCTTTTGTAAATAACATTAATACAATTGAAGGAGGGTCTCACATAGCCGGTTTTAGAAGGGCAATTACAAGAGTATTTAAATCTTACGGAGAGAAAAATCAGTTGTTTTCTAAATTAAAATTTGAAGTAACCGGAGATGACTTTCGGGAAGGTTTAACCAGCGTAATTTCAGTTAAGGTTCCTGAGCCACAGTTTGAAGGTCAGACGAAAACAAAGCTAGGAAATTCAGAAGTTGTAGGAATTGTTGATACCTCAGTAAGTGAGGTTTTGACAAGTTATCTGGAGGAAAATCCAAAAGATGCCCGTCAGATAATCAATAAAGTCATTTTAGCTGCTACAGCCCGACATGCAGCAAGAAAAGCAAGAGAATTAGTTCAGCGTAAAAGTGTTCTTAGTGGAGGTGGTTTGCCGGGTAAGTTAGCTGATTGCTCAGAGAAGGATGCTGAAAAATGTGAAATTTATTTAGTCGAGGGTGATTCGGCAGGTGGTACAGCTAAGCAAGGCAGAGATAGAAACTTTCAGGCAATTTTACCTCTTCGAGGAAAAATTCTGAATGTTGAAAAAGCCATGGAGCATAAAATTTACGAGAACAATGAAATTAAAGATATTTTTACTGCTTTGGGGGTAAATATCGGAACGGCCGAAGACGACAAGGCTCTAAATATAGAAAAGCTAAGATATCACAAAATAATTATCATGTGTGATGCCGACGTCGATGGAAGCCACATTGTTACCCTTATTCTAACATTTTTCTTTCGCTATATGAAGCCATTAGTTGAAAGAGGTTATGTCTATATTGCCACCCCACCCTTGTATCTTGTGAAAAAAGGCAAGCAGTTTCGTTATTGCTGGACGGAAAAAGAGCGCATAGAAACAATGAAAGAGTTTGCCGGTGGTGGAAAACTGGACTCAGTACATGTTCAGCGATACAAAGGTCTTGGTGAGATGAATGCTGAGCAGCTTTGGGACACAACTATGGATCCGGAATTTAGAACTTTGCGACAAGTAACTATAGATAGTGCAGCTGAAGCAGACAGAATATTCTCTATGCTTATGGGTGACGATGTTCCTCCTCGCAGACAGTTTATCGAGCAACACGCTAAGTATGCAAAACTAGACGTATAA
- a CDS encoding T9SS C-terminal target domain-containing protein, whose protein sequence is MKKLTFVILLSFLFSGFLLESKAQDTLFYEDFGSVAAFPDGWGGDTATVWSVATTGSSSGYPGASGGAQARSANNQVGSLVYNNNLSTVGFENLSIIWGGRRTATKPPITLEWSADGINWNSVSFNDVDNDGSWDLVNNGVSIDLPQSAENLSNLQLRWTVDAPGTYRIDDVLLTGIDATSFTNFYSKTTGDLNDVTTWGENADGSGNSPLNFSDNDQRFNIVNRDTFQLSADWTVTGSNAKAILGDGTNSTVLIVPNNFELNALIDVQNEATLILENELIPQLGQLSGGSTVSYNQTDSTEIQAAAYANLVLSGAYKFATSDFQVSENLLLTNENTFGAEPASGRIELTIGGSFFIDSNSNMSLICSENLDITTSGNGMQVFASDNDFLMYNFQSTKTSGSFMINANEFYIENSLSTNYGSNASFVDGGSLIIVGNNLSMGGSSSGYTLTGAVVLSRFDDNNSHNIQGNNNNEPIAAHLNILNISTQADNINFRPNSGNNDIFIKSNLTISGAFTGNARFFDNNIHIGGNYFYGETVDKIDEGQSTLIFNGTGNQNFNSMVTDADTLYNIIVDKASGNLVAGTNMYLKGGLDLVSGNVNTSENAQLIFGPGYALSGGSINSFINGPASAVIDTDTAVTLSFPTGKAGNYRPASISITQSAANAAKYTFEQIEGSAPLKFLPSTLDSVSSVRHYILEVSSGAPSIVNGEIQLSYGTDDNVSDPGILRIAQEDGADWIDLGGFGSAAGSGNITSSVNFTQTGEFILAYSESSVPLPTVWTSMDTISFETIVGVTPAAQSFEIAAENLTQNLSLNAPAKFEISLTEAFGYSTSLNLTQTNGEVDTTTIYVRYLADLIATDFDSLLINSGNINFSSIILIGETLPDLDLPTPFQLCEGAYSFTEWDASEPAGTYPESMTFQYANQQDPGLIYNDLAGTYNCAYNLSARPRINGEGSNGISFINTGSPQFDDCQSGATVNNIFMGGALLALDASNRANLNVSWTGTLITQTGGSRIYNIRLQYRVGDEGLFEDIPGALEFSSDGLSNGDSIRFENVIIPADADNEEVVHLRWLYYTDGSGGGTRPRIGLGNIEVDSENFYAPESDLVIVPNSGSPTINPANTGPINNITDGVQILEFTIRDGGANLSDPDDLPTIITDLKFIPGPANTISDFTQVFQAVALFNGTAKIGNGVIESNEIIFTSVPDMIAQDNDSANFTLRISFLAGTAPDGERVQLALLPEDIVTANDCESSGIAQLSTIFTDPMENLIVVEATELVFANVPSQIIVGQPFNITVRATDEFGNISNVPRSVTLVQGNGNGTLSSTNGLGPFAMTNGVYDFTALIYDEAESFLLVAEDDQTPMLDGSIVLEVLPPCTRPEINASNVIVDPLSSTDAILNWTNGDGTGRMLVISESASPDTPPTDGTAYTFNQAYGTAGTELGNGFVVYSGSGLSVNLTGMQPNTTYYYAIYEFDCAPDKLYLTDDVSTGSFVITNIEEADLTSKINVYPNPNSGQFVIETGINTNWQVQIYNVKGSLYYETVTYGQFLEINLENAQKGLLFIRLTDLETGRFVTNKIIVE, encoded by the coding sequence ATGAAAAAATTAACTTTTGTCATTTTACTGAGCTTTCTTTTTAGCGGCTTTTTATTAGAAAGTAAGGCTCAAGACACTCTGTTTTATGAAGATTTCGGTTCTGTAGCTGCCTTTCCTGACGGTTGGGGCGGTGATACTGCAACTGTTTGGAGCGTTGCAACTACCGGTTCTTCAAGCGGTTATCCGGGTGCATCCGGTGGTGCTCAAGCCCGCTCTGCCAATAATCAGGTTGGAAGCCTTGTCTATAACAACAACCTTTCAACGGTTGGTTTTGAAAATTTAAGTATAATTTGGGGTGGCCGAAGGACTGCCACAAAACCACCAATAACTTTAGAGTGGTCGGCAGATGGAATTAACTGGAACAGCGTATCCTTTAATGACGTGGACAATGATGGAAGCTGGGATTTGGTAAACAACGGAGTTTCTATAGACCTACCACAGTCAGCAGAAAATCTAAGCAACTTACAGTTACGCTGGACCGTTGATGCTCCGGGTACTTATCGAATTGACGATGTTTTATTGACCGGAATTGATGCCACTTCTTTTACTAATTTCTATTCCAAAACCACCGGTGACCTGAATGATGTAACTACCTGGGGAGAAAATGCCGACGGCAGCGGAAACAGCCCGCTTAACTTCAGTGATAACGATCAGCGATTTAACATAGTAAACAGAGATACCTTTCAGCTAAGCGCAGACTGGACAGTTACAGGTTCAAATGCAAAAGCAATTTTAGGAGACGGTACAAACTCAACTGTACTTATTGTTCCCAATAATTTTGAATTAAATGCATTGATAGATGTACAAAACGAAGCTACTCTTATTTTAGAAAATGAACTTATCCCCCAATTAGGACAGCTTTCCGGTGGAAGCACAGTTTCTTATAACCAAACTGACTCTACTGAAATTCAAGCAGCAGCTTATGCAAACTTAGTCCTTTCGGGAGCTTATAAATTTGCAACGAGTGATTTTCAGGTTTCTGAAAACCTTTTATTGACCAACGAGAATACATTTGGAGCCGAACCGGCCAGTGGTCGTATTGAACTTACCATAGGAGGTAGCTTTTTTATTGACTCTAACAGCAATATGAGTCTTATTTGCAGTGAAAATTTAGACATAACTACCTCAGGAAATGGAATGCAGGTTTTTGCATCAGACAATGACTTTTTGATGTATAATTTTCAAAGCACTAAAACTTCAGGCTCTTTTATGATCAATGCTAATGAGTTTTATATTGAAAATAGTTTATCGACTAATTATGGATCTAATGCATCTTTCGTTGACGGAGGTAGTCTGATTATAGTAGGAAATAATCTTTCCATGGGCGGAAGTTCATCCGGATATACGCTTACCGGTGCTGTAGTTTTAAGCCGCTTTGATGATAACAACTCACATAATATTCAGGGGAATAACAACAATGAGCCTATCGCAGCGCATCTGAACATTTTGAATATCAGCACTCAGGCAGATAATATAAACTTCAGGCCCAATAGCGGTAACAATGACATTTTTATAAAATCAAACTTAACCATATCGGGAGCATTTACCGGTAATGCAAGATTTTTCGATAATAATATTCACATTGGAGGTAATTACTTTTACGGCGAAACGGTTGACAAAATAGATGAAGGCCAAAGCACGCTTATCTTTAATGGAACGGGAAATCAAAATTTTAACTCGATGGTCACAGATGCTGATACCCTTTATAATATAATCGTAGATAAAGCAAGCGGAAACTTAGTTGCCGGAACCAATATGTATTTAAAAGGAGGACTGGACTTGGTCTCCGGAAATGTAAATACCAGCGAAAATGCTCAATTAATTTTTGGCCCCGGCTATGCTTTAAGTGGTGGCAGCATAAATTCATTTATCAATGGACCTGCATCAGCAGTTATAGATACAGATACAGCTGTAACACTGTCTTTCCCTACCGGAAAAGCCGGAAACTACAGACCGGCTTCTATCAGCATAACTCAATCTGCTGCAAATGCTGCAAAATATACTTTTGAGCAAATAGAAGGTTCGGCTCCGCTGAAATTTCTCCCTTCTACTTTAGATTCTGTTTCTTCTGTAAGACATTACATTTTAGAAGTTTCTTCAGGTGCTCCATCAATAGTAAATGGAGAAATTCAGTTAAGTTACGGAACAGATGATAATGTTTCTGATCCGGGTATTTTACGTATCGCACAGGAAGATGGCGCTGATTGGATTGACTTAGGTGGTTTTGGCTCGGCTGCAGGCAGTGGAAACATCACTTCTTCAGTGAATTTTACTCAAACCGGGGAATTTATTTTAGCCTATTCTGAATCAAGTGTTCCTCTTCCAACAGTATGGACAAGTATGGATACCATCAGTTTTGAAACTATAGTTGGAGTTACTCCTGCTGCACAGTCATTCGAAATCGCTGCTGAAAACCTGACTCAAAACCTTAGTTTGAATGCTCCTGCCAAGTTTGAGATTTCTCTTACAGAGGCTTTTGGATACAGCACTTCATTAAATTTAACTCAAACAAACGGAGAAGTTGATACTACAACTATTTATGTTCGCTATCTGGCAGACCTGATTGCGACTGATTTTGATTCTTTATTGATAAACTCCGGAAACATTAATTTTTCAAGTATTATTTTAATTGGTGAAACGCTTCCTGACCTTGACTTACCAACACCTTTTCAGCTATGTGAAGGAGCTTATAGTTTCACTGAGTGGGATGCAAGTGAACCGGCAGGCACTTATCCCGAAAGTATGACTTTTCAATATGCAAATCAGCAAGATCCCGGCTTGATATACAATGATTTAGCCGGTACTTATAATTGTGCATATAATTTATCTGCAAGGCCACGAATAAATGGAGAAGGCTCCAATGGTATTAGCTTTATCAATACCGGCAGTCCTCAGTTTGATGATTGCCAAAGTGGCGCTACGGTAAATAATATCTTTATGGGTGGTGCATTACTTGCTTTAGACGCTTCTAACAGAGCAAATCTAAACGTGAGCTGGACCGGAACTTTAATAACCCAAACAGGAGGAAGCCGGATTTATAATATTCGCTTGCAGTATCGTGTTGGAGATGAGGGTCTATTTGAAGATATACCGGGTGCGCTTGAATTTTCTTCTGATGGCCTTTCAAATGGTGATAGCATTCGTTTTGAAAACGTAATTATTCCGGCAGATGCTGACAATGAAGAAGTTGTTCACCTTAGATGGCTATATTATACAGATGGCTCTGGTGGTGGTACCCGCCCAAGAATTGGTCTTGGAAATATTGAAGTAGATTCTGAAAACTTTTATGCTCCTGAAAGTGATTTGGTAATTGTACCAAACTCAGGCAGTCCTACTATTAACCCGGCAAATACAGGGCCTATAAATAACATTACAGATGGTGTTCAGATTCTGGAATTTACAATTAGAGATGGCGGAGCAAACCTTTCCGATCCGGATGATTTGCCAACAATTATTACGGACCTGAAATTTATCCCCGGCCCGGCAAATACTATCAGTGACTTTACGCAGGTTTTTCAAGCGGTTGCTTTGTTTAATGGTACAGCTAAAATAGGAAATGGTGTTATTGAAAGTAACGAGATCATCTTCACATCAGTACCGGATATGATAGCTCAGGATAATGATTCAGCAAACTTTACTTTACGTATCAGTTTCTTAGCCGGAACAGCTCCCGATGGTGAAAGAGTGCAGCTGGCTTTATTACCCGAAGACATAGTAACAGCTAATGACTGTGAAAGCTCAGGGATTGCTCAGCTAAGTACAATCTTTACCGACCCTATGGAAAACCTGATAGTTGTAGAGGCTACTGAGTTAGTTTTTGCAAATGTTCCTTCTCAAATCATAGTAGGTCAACCTTTTAATATAACTGTCAGAGCTACGGATGAGTTTGGAAATATTTCAAATGTTCCAAGAAGTGTTACTTTAGTTCAGGGTAACGGAAACGGAACTCTCAGCAGTACGAATGGCTTAGGTCCATTTGCTATGACAAACGGTGTTTACGATTTTACTGCCCTCATTTATGATGAGGCAGAAAGCTTTCTTTTAGTTGCAGAAGACGATCAAACGCCTATGCTGGACGGTTCCATTGTTTTAGAGGTATTGCCTCCATGTACCAGACCTGAAATTAATGCTTCTAATGTGATTGTCGATCCGTTGAGTTCAACAGATGCTATTTTAAACTGGACAAATGGAGACGGCACAGGCAGAATGTTAGTTATTAGTGAAAGTGCAAGTCCTGATACGCCTCCAACTGACGGCACTGCTTATACTTTTAATCAGGCTTACGGCACAGCAGGTACAGAACTGGGTAATGGATTTGTTGTTTATTCAGGTTCAGGATTATCTGTAAACCTAACCGGTATGCAACCCAACACAACCTACTACTATGCTATTTATGAGTTTGATTGTGCTCCGGATAAACTATATCTGACAGATGATGTGTCTACAGGAAGTTTTGTAATTACCAATATTGAGGAAGCGGACTTAACATCGAAGATTAATGTTTATCCAAATCCGAATAGCGGACAGTTTGTTATAGAAACAGGTATTAACACAAACTGGCAAGTTCAAATTTATAATGTGAAAGGAAGTCTTTATTATGAGACGGTTACTTATGGCCAGTTTTTAGAGATAAATCTTGAAAATGCTCAAAAAGGTTTACTATTTATTCGACTGACAGATTTAGAAACAGGTCGTTTTGTAACCAATAAGATTATTGTTGAATAA
- a CDS encoding DUF4382 domain-containing protein produces the protein MKKLMIVLAVLAFGLAACNKDEKNGEAKVEFRLIDAPELYDEVNVHIIGLELIRPGGPVSLAVNPGVYNLLDFTNGNDTIIATDFIPAGKLNQIRLILGEDSNTIVKNGVVHPLSTPSAQQSGLKVNVNHDLVEDMEYVFWIDFDASKSIVETGAGAFILKPVLRVFLDGVFGTLSGNVSPVLQPTAVSAITGSDTISTFIDPSGGFYIMGLDAGTYEVLITPPAPANDTIISNVDIVNGQNTDLGTVQLN, from the coding sequence ATGAAAAAATTAATGATTGTTTTAGCTGTATTGGCTTTTGGTCTTGCAGCATGTAATAAGGATGAAAAAAATGGTGAAGCAAAAGTAGAGTTCCGCCTGATTGATGCACCTGAGCTTTATGATGAGGTGAATGTACACATTATTGGTCTGGAACTTATAAGACCCGGAGGGCCTGTCAGTTTAGCGGTTAACCCGGGGGTTTATAACTTATTGGACTTTACCAATGGGAACGATACTATAATTGCGACAGATTTTATTCCGGCCGGAAAATTAAATCAAATAAGATTGATTTTAGGTGAGGACAGCAATACGATTGTAAAAAATGGAGTCGTTCACCCTTTAAGTACTCCAAGTGCACAACAATCCGGTTTAAAAGTGAATGTAAACCATGATTTGGTAGAAGACATGGAATATGTTTTTTGGATAGATTTTGATGCTTCTAAATCTATAGTTGAAACCGGCGCAGGAGCATTTATTCTAAAACCGGTTTTGAGAGTATTTCTGGATGGTGTTTTTGGAACTCTTTCCGGCAATGTTTCTCCCGTCTTGCAACCGACTGCCGTCTCAGCTATTACAGGGTCGGATACTATTTCTACCTTTATAGACCCCAGTGGCGGATTTTATATTATGGGTCTTGATGCCGGTACTTATGAGGTTTTAATTACGCCTCCGGCTCCTGCTAATGATACGATTATATCAAATGTTGATATCGTAAATGGACAAAATACCGATTTAGGTACGGTACAACTAAACTAA